A section of the Cumulibacter manganitolerans genome encodes:
- a CDS encoding crotonase/enoyl-CoA hydratase family protein produces the protein MSDFTTIDYQSRDRKAYITLNRPERKNAINDELPGELAAAVERANEDDDVRVIVLQGAGDSFCAGYDLKQFAEQDQSQGRWRQTDPWDPIRDYREMRRNTDQFFSLWRSLKPTIAKVHGYAIAGGSDIALCADVLIMADDARIGYPPARVWGCPTTAMWVYRLGAQRAKRMLLTGDTISGAQAAEWGLALESVPAERLDEAVEALADRMSGMPTNQLVMQKLMINQAYDNMGLNSTQTIATIFDGITRNSPEGKWFKEFAERDGFHAAVAWRDSGQLIPDGGGELPAPERAQEVAEARGWKGKR, from the coding sequence TTGAGCGACTTCACCACCATCGACTACCAGAGCCGGGACCGGAAGGCGTACATCACGCTGAACCGGCCCGAGCGCAAGAACGCCATCAACGACGAGCTGCCCGGCGAGCTCGCGGCCGCCGTGGAGCGCGCCAACGAGGACGACGACGTGCGGGTGATCGTGCTGCAGGGCGCGGGGGACTCGTTCTGTGCCGGGTACGACCTCAAGCAGTTCGCCGAGCAGGACCAGAGCCAGGGCCGCTGGCGGCAGACCGACCCCTGGGACCCGATCCGCGACTACCGCGAGATGCGCCGCAACACCGACCAGTTCTTCAGCCTGTGGCGCTCGCTGAAGCCGACCATCGCCAAGGTGCACGGCTACGCGATCGCGGGCGGCAGCGACATCGCGCTGTGTGCCGACGTGCTGATCATGGCCGACGACGCCCGGATCGGCTATCCGCCGGCGCGGGTGTGGGGCTGTCCCACCACGGCGATGTGGGTGTACCGTCTGGGTGCGCAGCGCGCGAAGCGGATGCTGCTGACCGGCGACACCATCAGCGGCGCGCAGGCCGCCGAGTGGGGGCTCGCGCTCGAGTCGGTGCCGGCCGAGCGCCTTGACGAGGCCGTCGAGGCGCTGGCCGACCGGATGAGCGGCATGCCGACCAACCAGCTCGTGATGCAGAAGCTGATGATCAACCAGGCGTACGACAACATGGGGCTGAACAGCACCCAGACCATCGCCACGATCTTCGACGGGATCACCCGCAACTCGCCGGAAGGCAAGTGGTTCAAGGAGTTCGCCGAGCGCGACGGGTTCCATGCGGCGGTCGCATGGCGCGACTCCGGGCAGCTCATCCCGGACGGCGGCGGCGAGCTGCCTGCGCCGGAGCGCGCGCAGGAGGTCGCCGAGGCCCGCGGCTGGAAGGGCAAGCGATGA
- a CDS encoding AMP-binding protein: MTALESSYWPADETYPVLDLTAGDLLRQCVADSGDVTALVEVALPGSPALTGASSIERRWTYRELLDDAVRCAGYLASRFRPGERIVVWAPNVPEWVIAQYGAALAGLVLVTANPAMRAEELRYVLEQSQCAALLYVSTFRGSDMAAIAEAAVDPLERKPVLIGMDDWADAVRTWPADVDLPSVAAGDAAQIQYTSGTTGRPKGALLHHRGLVTNAQYIGLRSGAVRGGDVVSAMPLFHTAGCGMTILGTAHLRGTVHLLQMFEPGLMLDVIERAPRPLVYGVPTMFIAMLDHPTIDRRDLSRCIVAVSGGSAVPAPVARRIEDRFGVVLSTVYGQTELSPIVTQTGPDDSVEDRIHTAGRPLWNVEVKIADPASGQALDVGGQGEICARGYQRMLGYYNMPERTAETIDADGWVHTGDLGTMDARGYLTVTGRLKDMIIRGGENIYPREIEELLFAHPAIAQVSVVGVPDERWGETVAAVVQLRGGAAVTAAELHAYCREHLAPHKTPTAWYVTDAYPMTGSGKLQKFRLTELIEEGGYRPLG, translated from the coding sequence ATGACCGCGCTGGAGTCGTCCTACTGGCCGGCGGACGAGACGTATCCGGTGCTCGACCTGACCGCGGGCGACCTGCTGCGGCAGTGCGTCGCGGACAGCGGCGACGTGACCGCGCTGGTCGAGGTTGCGCTGCCGGGCAGCCCAGCGCTGACCGGCGCGAGCAGCATCGAGCGGCGCTGGACCTACCGCGAGCTGCTCGACGACGCCGTCCGCTGCGCCGGATACCTGGCGAGCAGGTTCCGCCCCGGTGAGCGGATCGTCGTCTGGGCGCCGAACGTGCCCGAGTGGGTGATCGCGCAGTACGGCGCGGCGCTCGCGGGGCTGGTGCTGGTGACGGCGAACCCGGCGATGCGGGCCGAGGAGCTGCGGTACGTGCTCGAGCAGTCGCAGTGCGCGGCACTGCTGTACGTCTCCACCTTCCGCGGCAGCGACATGGCGGCGATCGCCGAAGCGGCCGTCGATCCGCTGGAGCGCAAGCCGGTCCTGATCGGCATGGACGACTGGGCGGACGCCGTCCGGACCTGGCCCGCCGACGTGGACCTGCCGTCCGTCGCCGCAGGGGACGCCGCGCAGATCCAGTACACCTCCGGTACGACCGGCCGGCCCAAGGGCGCGCTGCTGCATCACCGAGGGCTGGTGACGAACGCCCAGTACATCGGCCTGCGCAGTGGCGCGGTGCGCGGCGGAGACGTCGTGTCGGCGATGCCGCTGTTCCACACCGCGGGCTGCGGCATGACCATCCTCGGGACGGCGCACCTGCGCGGCACCGTGCACCTGCTGCAGATGTTCGAGCCGGGCCTGATGCTCGACGTGATCGAGCGCGCGCCGCGGCCCCTGGTGTACGGCGTACCGACGATGTTCATCGCGATGCTCGACCATCCGACGATCGACCGGCGCGACCTCAGCCGGTGCATCGTGGCCGTCTCCGGCGGCTCGGCCGTGCCCGCGCCGGTCGCGCGTCGGATCGAGGACCGCTTCGGCGTCGTCCTGTCGACGGTCTACGGGCAGACCGAGCTCAGCCCGATCGTGACGCAGACCGGGCCGGACGACTCGGTCGAGGACCGGATCCACACCGCCGGACGACCGTTGTGGAACGTCGAGGTGAAGATCGCCGACCCCGCGTCCGGCCAAGCGCTCGACGTCGGCGGGCAGGGCGAGATCTGCGCCCGCGGCTACCAGCGGATGCTGGGCTACTACAACATGCCCGAGCGGACCGCCGAGACGATCGACGCCGACGGGTGGGTGCACACCGGTGATCTGGGGACCATGGACGCCCGCGGCTACCTCACCGTCACCGGCCGGCTGAAGGACATGATCATCCGCGGCGGGGAGAACATCTACCCGCGCGAGATCGAGGAGCTGCTGTTCGCGCACCCGGCGATCGCGCAGGTGTCGGTCGTCGGCGTACCGGACGAGCGCTGGGGCGAGACCGTGGCGGCCGTGGTCCAGCTGCGCGGCGGCGCGGCGGTCACCGCCGCCGAGCTGCACGCGTACTGCCGCGAGCACCTGGCGCCGCACAAGACGCCCACGGCCTGGTACGTCACCGACGCCTATCCCATGACCGGCTCGGGCAAGCTGCAGAAGTTCCGCCTCACCGAGCTGATCGAGGAAGGCGGGTACCGACCGCTGGGCTAG
- a CDS encoding MFS transporter: protein MGPARSGPRLHVAADDDEHRDQLLQARHPILSRIFRERPAAAWVRASPRAHWIAVATVCAGAFMGQLDASIVSLALPAMQKGFQESVSAVQWVALSYLLTLVALVAPIGRFSDWLGRKAVYVYGFAVFTIASLLCTLAPSLYVLIAFRVLQALGAAMLQANSVALIATAVPRELLTKAIGIQGAAQAIGLALGPTVGGLLVGVGDWRLIFAVNVPVGLVAIVAGWYLLPRSTSLTAPGRLDGRGLALFLPSILLGMLALSLVADHGIDRVWIIVTALVSVVCAGLLIRHSRRTPDPAINVALFSSRPFAVGIGSGLLSYAVLFGVLFAVPMAMARTQSAVTTGLVLTSLPVILALVAPAAGYLSDRAGPRLVTGTGMLVAAAGLVLIALEGDALWGLVSGLAVLGIGSGLFTPANNASIMASAPRAQAGAASGTLNMTRGLGTALGIATATLIVGSNGQSALAVDRLPVAMLVFAAWALIAGVLCLGSRTPRSLAT, encoded by the coding sequence ATGGGACCCGCACGATCTGGCCCGCGGCTCCACGTCGCCGCGGATGACGACGAGCACCGCGACCAGCTGCTGCAGGCTCGGCATCCGATCTTGTCCAGGATCTTCCGCGAGCGGCCCGCCGCCGCGTGGGTCCGCGCTTCCCCGCGCGCCCATTGGATCGCGGTGGCCACGGTCTGTGCGGGCGCATTCATGGGCCAGCTGGACGCCAGCATCGTCTCGCTGGCGCTGCCTGCGATGCAGAAGGGCTTCCAGGAGTCGGTCAGCGCGGTGCAATGGGTTGCGCTGAGCTACCTGCTCACGCTGGTCGCGCTGGTCGCCCCGATCGGACGCTTCTCCGACTGGCTCGGGCGCAAGGCCGTCTACGTCTACGGGTTCGCGGTCTTCACCATCGCGTCCCTGCTGTGCACGCTGGCGCCCAGCCTCTACGTCCTCATCGCGTTCCGAGTCCTTCAAGCGCTCGGCGCGGCAATGCTCCAGGCCAACAGCGTCGCGCTCATCGCCACCGCGGTACCGCGCGAGCTGCTCACCAAGGCCATCGGCATCCAAGGAGCGGCCCAGGCGATCGGCCTGGCGCTCGGACCGACCGTCGGCGGCCTGCTCGTCGGCGTAGGAGACTGGCGGCTCATCTTCGCGGTGAACGTCCCGGTCGGCCTCGTCGCCATCGTCGCCGGCTGGTACCTGCTGCCGCGCAGCACGTCGTTGACGGCACCTGGCCGGCTCGACGGACGCGGCCTCGCGTTGTTCCTCCCGTCGATCCTGCTCGGGATGCTTGCGTTGTCGTTGGTCGCGGATCACGGGATCGATCGAGTGTGGATCATCGTGACGGCACTCGTCTCCGTGGTGTGCGCGGGCCTGCTGATCCGGCACAGCAGACGAACCCCGGACCCGGCCATCAATGTCGCACTGTTCTCCTCGCGTCCGTTCGCCGTGGGGATCGGCAGCGGCCTGTTGTCCTACGCGGTCCTCTTCGGCGTGCTGTTCGCCGTCCCGATGGCGATGGCTCGCACCCAGTCGGCGGTGACCACCGGACTGGTGCTCACCTCGCTACCGGTCATTCTCGCGCTCGTCGCGCCGGCCGCCGGCTACCTGTCCGATCGGGCCGGCCCGCGCCTCGTCACGGGCACCGGCATGCTCGTCGCCGCGGCGGGACTCGTCCTGATCGCGCTCGAGGGCGACGCACTGTGGGGCCTCGTCAGCGGGCTGGCCGTCCTGGGCATCGGATCGGGGCTCTTCACCCCGGCCAACAACGCGTCGATCATGGCCTCGGCCCCGCGGGCGCAGGCCGGCGCGGCCTCCGGGACGCTGAACATGACGCGCGGGCTCGGAACCGCACTGGGTATCGCCACGGCGACGCTGATCGTGGGCTCCAACGGGCAGTCCGCCCTGGCCGTGGACCGGCTTCCGGTGGCGATGCTGGTGTTCGCGGCCTGGGCTCTCATCGCCGGCGTGCTCTGCCTCGGCAGCCGGACGCCGCGGTCCCTGGCTACCTAG
- a CDS encoding TetR/AcrR family transcriptional regulator: MPAPGSRAEQRAATHERLLSAALDVLRANGVGQLSTLAVQKAAGASRGAMLHHFPTRGDLLREVIGRIVDANEAAVEAALARTADGDVVERAVRALLTAAQSDSAMVEMEMWLAARTNPELRADLVTAERAAGRDLERVLSRAFGPDLAAHPSFPLVSAMTLALVRGLSIGQVLRRSTASTDAAIRQWSALARDMLHTTTQGATP, encoded by the coding sequence ATGCCTGCTCCGGGAAGCCGCGCCGAGCAACGTGCCGCCACCCATGAGCGGCTGTTGTCCGCAGCGCTCGACGTGCTGCGCGCGAACGGCGTCGGCCAGCTCTCGACGCTCGCCGTCCAAAAGGCGGCAGGTGCGAGCCGCGGCGCGATGCTGCATCATTTCCCGACCCGCGGCGATCTGCTGCGTGAGGTGATCGGGCGCATCGTCGACGCGAACGAGGCCGCCGTCGAGGCGGCACTCGCGCGGACCGCAGACGGCGACGTCGTCGAGCGTGCGGTGCGCGCGCTGCTGACCGCGGCGCAGTCCGACTCGGCGATGGTCGAGATGGAGATGTGGCTCGCCGCCCGTACCAACCCCGAGCTGCGCGCGGACCTGGTCACCGCCGAGCGGGCGGCCGGCCGCGATCTCGAGCGGGTGCTCAGCCGCGCGTTCGGTCCCGACCTCGCGGCGCATCCGTCCTTTCCGCTGGTCAGCGCGATGACCCTCGCGCTCGTCCGCGGGCTGAGCATCGGCCAGGTGCTCCGCCGGTCCACCGCGAGCACGGACGCCGCGATTCGCCAGTGGTCCGCGCTCGCCCGCGACATGCTGCACACCACGACGCAGGGAGCGACACCTTGA
- a CDS encoding mycothiol transferase, whose protein sequence is MGNEHFDEHASTWDDDPAKVERAAAVATGVARAIPATAGARLLEYGAGTGLVSQALVDRFSAITLADSSSGMRAVIGQKVAAGALPAGTRVWDLDLERQPPPTERFDVIVSSMVLHHVHDLERVLAGFAALLEDGGYLAIADLDKEDGSFHAHVPGFDGHSGFDRADLASRLERAGFGDVRVEDCTRIEKSGGGYPVFLATARRSTPPLPAPDDLKGWLLRYLQQGREAMLWKLEGLSEYDVRRPLTPTGTNLLGLVKHLASIELGYLGDTFDRPSGIPLPWFEDGAEDNADMWATPEESRADIVGLYRRAWAHADATVAALELDARGRVAHWPDERAEVTLGRILTHLATETHRHAGHADVVRELIDGAAGLRPDALNTPDLDADAWAAYRARLEAAARAADVPPM, encoded by the coding sequence ATGGGCAACGAGCATTTCGACGAGCACGCCTCCACGTGGGACGACGATCCCGCGAAGGTCGAGCGAGCGGCCGCCGTGGCGACGGGCGTCGCTCGGGCGATCCCGGCGACGGCCGGTGCCCGGTTGCTCGAGTACGGCGCCGGCACCGGCCTGGTGTCGCAGGCGCTGGTCGACCGCTTCTCCGCGATCACCCTCGCCGACAGCTCGAGTGGCATGCGGGCGGTGATCGGGCAGAAGGTCGCCGCCGGTGCGCTTCCGGCCGGGACGCGCGTGTGGGACCTCGATCTCGAGCGGCAGCCCCCGCCGACGGAGCGCTTCGACGTGATCGTGTCCTCGATGGTGCTGCACCACGTCCACGACCTCGAGCGGGTGCTGGCAGGATTCGCCGCGCTGCTCGAGGACGGCGGCTACCTGGCCATCGCCGACCTGGACAAGGAGGACGGCTCGTTCCACGCGCACGTGCCCGGCTTCGACGGGCACTCCGGCTTCGATCGCGCCGACCTCGCGAGCCGCCTGGAGCGGGCCGGGTTCGGCGACGTGCGCGTCGAGGACTGCACGCGGATCGAGAAGTCCGGGGGCGGCTACCCCGTCTTCCTGGCGACCGCGCGGCGCAGCACACCGCCGCTTCCCGCGCCCGACGACCTCAAAGGCTGGCTGCTGCGCTACCTGCAGCAGGGCCGGGAGGCCATGCTGTGGAAGCTCGAGGGCCTCTCGGAGTACGACGTCCGCCGGCCGCTCACCCCGACCGGGACCAACCTGCTCGGACTGGTGAAGCATCTGGCCAGCATCGAGCTCGGGTATCTGGGGGACACCTTCGACCGCCCCAGCGGCATCCCGCTGCCCTGGTTCGAGGACGGCGCGGAGGACAACGCCGACATGTGGGCCACGCCCGAGGAGTCCCGCGCGGACATCGTCGGGCTGTACCGGCGCGCGTGGGCCCACGCCGACGCGACGGTCGCGGCGCTCGAGCTGGACGCCCGGGGCCGCGTCGCGCACTGGCCGGACGAGCGGGCCGAGGTGACGCTGGGTCGGATCCTGACCCACCTCGCCACCGAGACGCACCGGCACGCCGGCCACGCGGACGTCGTCCGCGAGCTCATCGACGGCGCCGCCGGCCTGCGCCCCGACGCCCTGAACACCCCGGACCTGGACGCCGACGCCTGGGCCGCGTACCGCGCGCGACTGGAGGCGGCAGCCCGCGCCGCCGACGTCCCGCCGATGTGA
- a CDS encoding NADPH-dependent F420 reductase codes for MTTVSIIGSGNMGSAIAGVVEKGGNTAQVLGTDAVDQAVTGDIVVLAVPYPAFGEVLAQRGDQLAGRVVVDITNPLNFETFDSLTVAADGSAAAELAEKLPSSKVLKAFNTNFAATLSSGQVAGLQTTVTIAGDDADAKAALAAVVTAGGLRAIDAGALSRARELEAIGFLQITLAAAEKISWAGGFTLQP; via the coding sequence ATGACCACCGTCAGCATCATCGGCTCGGGCAACATGGGCTCGGCGATCGCCGGAGTCGTCGAGAAGGGCGGCAACACCGCTCAGGTCCTCGGCACGGACGCCGTCGACCAGGCCGTCACCGGCGACATCGTCGTCCTCGCCGTCCCCTACCCGGCGTTCGGCGAGGTCCTTGCCCAGCGCGGCGACCAGCTCGCCGGCCGCGTCGTCGTCGACATCACAAACCCGCTGAACTTCGAGACCTTCGACTCGCTGACCGTCGCGGCCGACGGCTCGGCGGCCGCCGAGCTCGCCGAGAAGCTGCCCAGCTCGAAGGTCCTCAAGGCGTTCAACACCAACTTCGCCGCGACGCTGTCCTCGGGGCAGGTCGCCGGGTTGCAGACCACGGTCACCATCGCCGGTGACGACGCCGACGCCAAGGCCGCGCTCGCCGCGGTCGTCACCGCCGGCGGCCTGCGCGCCATCGACGCCGGGGCGCTCAGCCGCGCCCGCGAGCTCGAGGCGATCGGCTTCCTGCAGATCACCCTCGCCGCCGCCGAGAAGATCAGCTGGGCCGGCGGCTTCACCCTCCAGCCGTAG
- a CDS encoding DoxX family protein, whose translation MRTLLRPATGRPALTDIALLITRVALGVILVAHGWQKYHEWTIAGTAGAFEGMGIPAPTAAAVFATIVEMVGGTLLILGLLTPVVAVLNGLNLLGALVLVHISNGVFVGENGFELVLALIAGLLVLAIHGGGKYGLDALIVRKKAALA comes from the coding sequence ATGCGTACCCTGCTCCGCCCGGCCACCGGCCGCCCTGCCCTCACCGACATCGCACTGCTGATCACCCGGGTCGCGCTCGGCGTCATCCTGGTCGCCCACGGATGGCAGAAGTACCACGAGTGGACGATCGCCGGGACGGCCGGTGCGTTCGAGGGGATGGGCATCCCGGCCCCGACGGCCGCGGCCGTGTTCGCCACCATCGTCGAGATGGTGGGCGGGACGCTGCTGATCCTCGGGCTGCTGACCCCGGTGGTCGCCGTCCTCAACGGCCTCAACCTGCTCGGCGCGCTGGTGCTGGTGCACATCTCCAACGGCGTCTTCGTGGGCGAGAACGGATTCGAGCTCGTCCTCGCGCTGATCGCAGGACTGCTGGTGCTCGCGATCCACGGCGGCGGCAAGTACGGCCTGGACGCGCTGATCGTCCGCAAGAAGGCTGCGCTCGCCTAG
- the ggt gene encoding gamma-glutamyltransferase, which produces MTHGMISAPQPEAVEAGLDVLAAGGNAVDAAVATALTQTAVDPQMCGIAGFGTFHVYQPQAGVHTTLDFHGRSPLAVRPDMWEHLIEREAEDGWGFILKGRVNEKGYGAISTPRTLAALEVALQRFGTRQLTELLDPAIAYCENGFAVRPHMWEFWNEPAGAGRDPNIGLVTKNPAARAIYGKGDGATLDVGDVLRNPDMAATLRRIREHGTDDFYRGAIAERIVEDMRANGGLLGPDDLATCAPEDNAPLWGTYRGHRIATNNPPGGGIQLIEMLNILENFDLASLGHNSPEYIRILAEAMKIATADKDAKVGDPRFVEVPVEELTSKEYAAGKAQQIRDGVKAEVPRFNSGGGEHKHTTQVAAVDEHGTCVTMTHTLGQPSGVITPGLGFMYNGAMSVFDPRPGRAGSLAPGKARFSALSPTIVFRDDRPVLVLGAPGATYITVGNLQVILNVIDFGMSAQEAIDAPRVAALSETIELTNRVLRSTERDLQALGYPTRRYPQAFKFAWVHAIRIGDDGRWDGGADRATDGMAASV; this is translated from the coding sequence ATGACGCACGGCATGATCAGCGCACCGCAGCCGGAGGCGGTGGAAGCGGGCCTCGACGTCCTCGCCGCAGGAGGCAACGCGGTCGACGCGGCGGTAGCCACGGCACTGACGCAGACCGCGGTCGATCCCCAGATGTGCGGTATAGCAGGATTCGGGACCTTCCACGTGTACCAGCCGCAGGCCGGTGTGCACACGACGCTCGACTTCCACGGCCGCTCCCCGCTGGCGGTGCGCCCCGACATGTGGGAGCACCTCATCGAGCGGGAGGCCGAGGACGGGTGGGGCTTCATCCTGAAGGGCCGCGTCAACGAGAAGGGGTACGGCGCCATCAGCACCCCGCGCACGCTCGCGGCCCTCGAGGTCGCCCTGCAGCGGTTCGGCACCCGGCAGCTGACCGAGCTTCTCGATCCGGCCATCGCCTACTGCGAGAACGGATTCGCCGTACGACCCCACATGTGGGAGTTCTGGAACGAGCCCGCCGGGGCCGGTCGCGACCCGAACATCGGGCTCGTCACCAAGAACCCCGCGGCGCGGGCGATCTACGGGAAAGGCGACGGCGCCACCCTCGACGTCGGCGACGTGCTGCGCAACCCGGACATGGCGGCGACGCTGCGGCGGATCCGCGAGCACGGCACCGACGACTTCTACCGCGGCGCGATCGCCGAGCGGATCGTGGAGGACATGCGGGCGAACGGAGGACTGCTCGGTCCCGACGACCTCGCGACGTGCGCCCCGGAGGACAACGCACCGCTGTGGGGGACGTACCGGGGGCACCGCATCGCCACCAACAACCCTCCCGGCGGCGGCATCCAGCTGATCGAGATGCTGAACATCCTGGAGAACTTCGATCTGGCGTCGCTCGGCCACAACAGCCCGGAGTACATCCGGATCCTCGCGGAGGCGATGAAGATCGCCACCGCGGACAAGGATGCCAAGGTGGGCGACCCGCGGTTCGTCGAGGTACCGGTCGAGGAGCTCACGTCGAAGGAGTACGCCGCCGGCAAGGCCCAGCAGATCAGGGACGGCGTCAAGGCGGAGGTGCCGCGCTTCAACTCCGGCGGCGGCGAGCACAAGCACACCACCCAGGTCGCTGCCGTCGACGAGCACGGCACCTGCGTGACGATGACCCACACGCTGGGCCAGCCGTCGGGAGTGATCACGCCGGGGCTGGGGTTCATGTACAACGGCGCGATGTCGGTGTTCGACCCGCGGCCGGGTCGGGCGGGATCGCTCGCGCCCGGCAAGGCGCGCTTCTCGGCGTTGTCGCCGACGATCGTCTTCCGCGACGATCGCCCGGTGCTGGTGCTCGGGGCCCCAGGCGCCACCTACATCACGGTCGGCAACCTGCAGGTGATCCTGAACGTGATCGACTTCGGGATGAGCGCCCAGGAGGCGATCGACGCCCCGCGGGTGGCCGCCCTGTCGGAGACGATCGAGCTGACCAACCGCGTCCTGCGGTCCACCGAGCGCGACCTGCAGGCCCTCGGCTACCCGACCCGCCGGTACCCGCAGGCGTTCAAGTTCGCCTGGGTGCATGCCATCCGCATCGGTGATGACGGCCGCTGGGACGGCGGCGCCGACCGGGCGACCGACGGGATGGCCGCCTCGGTCTGA
- a CDS encoding TIGR03557 family F420-dependent LLM class oxidoreductase, producing the protein MTRFGYTLMTEQSGPKQLVGYAQGAERAGFDFEVMSDHYFPWLDEMGHAPYAWSVLGAVAHATERVDLMTYVTCPTTRYHPAVVAQKAATTQLLADGRFTLGLGSGERLNEHVVGEGWPGAQARQEMLAEAIEIIRALLGGQTLTHEGDYFTVDTAKLWDVPEQGLDIGVAVSGGQGIERFAPLADHLIAVQPEVDLVRQWNAVPDAPQIPNGARAIGQIPISWGPSEEQAVKRAHELFRWFGGGWAVNADLPMPQGFAAASQFVREEDVAESIPCGPDLDKIAESVKAYVDAGFTDVALVQVGDETQEAFLREAAQPLLEKLRAL; encoded by the coding sequence ATGACGCGTTTTGGATACACGCTGATGACCGAGCAGAGCGGCCCGAAGCAGCTGGTCGGCTATGCGCAGGGAGCCGAGCGGGCCGGTTTCGACTTCGAGGTCATGAGCGACCACTACTTCCCCTGGCTGGACGAGATGGGGCACGCGCCGTACGCGTGGAGCGTGCTCGGAGCGGTCGCGCACGCCACCGAGCGCGTCGACCTGATGACCTACGTGACCTGCCCGACGACGCGATACCACCCGGCAGTCGTCGCGCAGAAGGCCGCGACGACGCAGCTCCTCGCCGACGGACGGTTCACCCTCGGGCTCGGCAGCGGTGAGCGGCTCAACGAGCATGTCGTCGGCGAGGGCTGGCCCGGTGCGCAGGCGCGCCAGGAGATGCTGGCCGAGGCGATCGAGATCATCCGCGCCCTGCTCGGCGGACAGACGCTCACCCACGAGGGCGACTACTTCACCGTGGACACCGCGAAGCTGTGGGACGTGCCGGAGCAGGGGCTGGACATTGGCGTCGCGGTGAGTGGCGGGCAGGGCATCGAACGGTTCGCCCCGCTGGCCGACCACCTGATCGCCGTCCAGCCCGAGGTCGACCTGGTGCGGCAGTGGAACGCGGTGCCGGACGCGCCGCAGATCCCGAACGGCGCCCGAGCGATCGGCCAGATCCCGATCTCCTGGGGACCGTCGGAGGAGCAGGCGGTCAAGCGCGCCCACGAGCTGTTCCGGTGGTTCGGCGGCGGCTGGGCGGTGAACGCGGATCTGCCGATGCCGCAGGGATTCGCGGCCGCGAGCCAGTTCGTCCGCGAGGAGGACGTCGCCGAGTCGATCCCGTGCGGTCCGGACCTCGACAAGATCGCCGAGTCGGTGAAGGCGTACGTCGACGCGGGCTTCACCGACGTCGCGCTGGTGCAGGTCGGTGACGAGACCCAGGAGGCGTTCCTGCGCGAGGCGGCGCAGCCGCTGCTGGAGAAGCTCCGCGCCCTCTGA